CCCGACACTCGACGATCTTGCCGTCCTTGACGCGAAATATATCCATAGCCGAGCGTCCGCGGTCATTCGCGTTTAGTTTGACGCGGCTGCGGATGAAGACTGCCGCCCGTACCGATAGTTTGATCTGCGCGCTGCTTTGCATTTGCGCGGGTTCGTCGCATAAACCTGCGACAAACTCGCCGCTACAGCCAAAGAAAGCAGAATTTTTCATTTTGATACTTCAAATTTATTTTAGCTTAAAATTTGCAGCAAATTTTAAAAGCGAAGCATTGTGGTTAAAAATAGATTTAAAATCAATAGTTGCGGCCAAGCGCTTTATTTTGGGTTAAAGCGTAAATTAAATTTAGCCGACCAACTCGGCCGACTAAATTTCATCGCAAAACTACAGCTCCGCGTTAGCCGCGGTTATGTCGTAGTTGTTTTGAAAGCCGTTATTGGTATTTACGACGCCTAGCAGCTTGATGTCGCCCTGGTCTAGCTTGCCGTTGCCGTCGTCCTCGATCTTATAGACGTAGTTATAGGAGTACGAGTTGCCCTCTTGCTTGAGGTTTTTAGCGATGAGCAGGGCTTTTGCGCCTTTTTCAAACGACTCTTCAAATACCTTTTTAAGCGCGTCTAGCTCGCTATTTGCGCCGCCGCCTTGATTTGACGGCGTAAAGCTTAGCTCGGCTTTATAGATTTTGCCGTCTTGCAGCGTCGCTTTTTGCCCGTTTGCGTTTAGGTTAAACTCGCCCGCGCTTAGCTGCTTGCCATCAAATACCTTTGAAAAATCAAGTTTATCGTCCGCGCCGAATTTCTCCAGCTGCCAGTTTTTCTCGTCTTTATCCAGAGTAAAGATATATTTGCCTCCGTCCGCGCTCGCGGTTTTGCCGTCCTTTAGCGCCTCGCTTATTTTTAGCGTTTGGCTATGGGCAAATTTACCTTTTAGCTCGCCTAGCTGCAAGGCGGTTAAATTTATAGGCTTATCGTCGCTGCTGCTAATGCTTACTATTTTGTCTTTGTTTGAGATTAAATTCGCCAAATTTTGCTTTATGTTTTCCGCCGTATCTAGCAAATTTAGCCCGCTGGCGCCTTTTGCCGCTTCGGTCACAAACTGCGCCGCGTTAAGGCTTTTTGACGCGGCAGCCAGCACGATGTTATCCGCACTAAGATTAAAGTCGCGGTGCGCGCTAACGGAGCCTATATATTTTACCTCATCCTTGGTTATTATGTTATCGCCGTTATTTTCGACCTTATATATCTCAAAACCGCTGTAAGTTTTAGCTAGGATTATAGATTTTTCGTTGCCTGCGGCTTTGGTTATAAACGCCTTGCCTTCGCCGAAAATCTTATCAAATCCTGACGCAAAGCCTGCCGACATACCGCTAACGTAGTAAATTTTGCCGTCTTGTAGCTGCGTTTGCGCGTCTGCGGCGACGTTTAGATCGCCGATAGACGTTACGTTAGAAGCTAACCTGGAGAAATCAAGCTTGTCGCCGTTAGATAAGGCGTTTATAACGACTCTAGATGCGTCTTGCTTAAAGGTAAAGGTTTCTTTGGCATCGCTTGTGTAGACCGAGCCTGTTACGTTTGTTATTTTTAGATTGTCGTCTGCGGCAAATTTAAACGACTCAAACGTATCTTTATCAAGCTCTAAAACGCCGTCTCCTTGCACGTCGATCTGTTTTTTGGCATTGCCCGCGCCAAAAGATAGCCCCGCAAAGGCCTTTAGCAGCTTTGAACCGTCCGCGTTTAGCTCTTGCGCGCTTTGCTTTAGCGTGATTTGCGTGCCGTATTTAGTGTGTAAATTTAGATCGCTAAGCTTAGCCAGCTCTTCTACGTCGCTTGCGCTAAGTTCGATGTTTTTATCGCTTAAATTTAGCGTTTCTATCTTTGAAACGTCCGCCGTCTTTAAAAATTTCATGATCTTTTTAAAGTCGTCTGCGATATCAATTTTACCTTTTCCGGCGAGTTTGGCGGCAAATTTAGCGTATTCATCCACGCTTACTTCTAATGTTCTATTGATTTCAAAGCTATCCACCTTGTCGCTTAGCACAGCATCCTTATCGTTTGAGCTAACGCCCGTTAGTTTTATGTTATCGTTAGCGTCAAATTTATCCGCGCCTATTTTATTAAAATTCGTGGCCGAGATTTTTAGCTCCGCGCCGTCTGAGGTTTTTATGGATTTTATCTTTTCGCCAAAATAATTAAGCCTGTTTTCTACCGCGTTTTGTAAATTATTCGCGCTATCTTCGATCTCTAGGGCGCCGTCTGCGATCTTATAGCTTGAGAGCTTATCGCTAGATAAAAAGCCTTTGCCGAAAATTTCGTAAAAATCAGCCGCGCTTAGCTTTTGCGTATTAGCTATCGCACCGTCTTTTAGCTTGTCGCTAAACGCGCCTAAAGCCTTTAGAGATTCTTTGCTAAACGCGTCTTTATCCGTTAGCGTTACGGCCGAATTTGCGATTTTATCCGCAGCCTCTTTATTAAGCGACGTTAGCTCAGCCGCGCTTAAAACGGCCGATTTTACCGCGCCGTTAGCAAATTTAGCGGCATTTTGAGCTAACGTTTGTAGCTGAGCGTTTGTTAGCGCGCTATCTTTGCTAAGCTCTACCGCACCGTCTGCGATCCTGTCTTTTAGCGCGCCGCTTAATATCTCCTTAGCCTTTTCAAAGCTTGCGACTAAAGATTTTATATCGCCGTTTTGCTTGAGCTCGAATTTAACTCCGCCCGTAGTTATGTTTGAGTACGCGTTAGGTAGGATTTTATCTCCTAGCTTGCCGGATAAAAACGACTCTTTGGTTATGTTTTTGGCTCCGTCTAAATTTAGCGAGCCTAGATACTGCGCACCGTTTTCAAACGTAAAATCATCGCTTGATATCTTTGCGACGTTGCCTTTGTCGAAAAACTCGTAAGTCGTATCGCCGCTTTTTAGCGCGTCTCCTTTTTGCGAATTTGAGCTTAGGCTTTGTTCGTCGTAGGCCTTTACCGCGTCTTTGGATTGCGCTTTTTTCGCAGACCTAAAGGTATAAACGTCGCCGTTAGCGAATTTAACCGCCTTTACGTTTAGCGCATCCGCGTCTAAAGGCTTGGTAGCTTGCGCGTCTTGGTAAAATTTGCCCTCTTTTTTATAGACGTTTTCCGTGCCGTCTAGCTTAAGAGCGGGCGCGTCGTCAAAGAGCTTGGTAAAGCCCTGCGCGTCAGTTGCCTTGATGGCGCCGTCGGCTAAAACGTTTTGCTTTAGCGTAAAGGCTCCGTCTTTTGCGGCCTTATCAATGCTAACGCCTTTAAATACGATCTTTAAATCATCCGAGTTGCTAAAGCCTGCGTTTTTGCCGTTAGCGTAGAGGATAGTGTCGTCGCCGTCTTTGATAAACTGCTTTGAGCCCGCTTGCAGTCCGTCCTCGTTTTGAGCCTGCGTAAGCGAGTCTGCGCCTCCTGCGAATTTGACCTTGTCGCCGGGTTTTGCGCCCTCTATGACGACGGTGCCGGTATGCGAGTTAAAATGCGGAACGGCCTCTTTATTTGTAACGTAATAAGTCGTTTGTCCGCCTTTTACGAGCTTATAAACCATACCGCCCGCGCCTTTATCTACTTTTTGCGCGCTGACGCCGTCTGTCGTGCCCTCTACCAGGCCAAACGGTCGCTCGAAAAAGCCGTTGTCGTTAAATTTAACGCCCGATCTAGGCTGGAGGCTGTGGCTGTAAGGGACGCCGTTTTCTTGATCTTTGGCGCTAAATTCGTGCCCATCTTTGGTAAATGCGCCAAGTATCGCCGTGCCTTTTTCCGCCTCCAAGCTATCGCCCGTCGGGAAGTTTTTCACCGTATAAACGTCGGCTTTTAGCGTCTTGCCCTCGGCGGTTTTAACCGCGCCGTTTTGGACCGATAAATTTATCTTTTGATCGGCGCTTAAATTTACCCCGTCATTATCCGCGCTTCTTATGCTTACGAAGTATTTTTTGCCGCCGTGTTCTATCTTTGCCGAGTAGCCGATGACCTCGGTCGATGAGGCGGATGCTAGCATCTGTTTTAGCGAGCCCTCTACGCCGTCGTTTGGAGTAGGCTGAGGTTGCGGCTTGGGATCTGGAGCCGGAGTCGGTTTTGGACCCGGCTGAGGTTGCGGTTTTGGATCCGGTGCAGGAGCTGGCTTAGTATCTGGCGCAGGGGCGGGTTTTGGAACGAGTTCTTTTGAGATTTCATCCTCCGTTTTACCGGTTACGCCGGAGATGATTTTTACCTTAGAGTTGGCATCTAGCGCAGCGTCTAACTTCGCCTCGTCTACGGTCAAATTTAAGCTTTTAGCGCCCGCCAGCACGGCGCTTTTGATGTCGCTTGCATTTGAGTGGGGCGTAATGGTTTGATTTATCTGGATAAAAGCTTTTAATTGCTCTTTTATATCGCCGCCGTTTGGAACGTCTTTAATGAGGTCGGCTACGACGTTTGAGGCGATTATCTTGTTTATCAAGAGATTATGAGCGTTTTTCGTAGCTTCGTCGGCGGCATTTGAGTGAACAGGGTCGCAAGCGGCCTTTAGCATATCGGCCGCGACCTTTCCTCTATCTTCGCCGTCGTTTAGCTTTTTCGTCCAGCCGGCTTTGCCCTCTTTGTCTAGATTGGCTCCGCCTTTGCCAAATACGTTAGCGTATATATGCTCGACGAATTTTGCGTTTTCATTTACGCTATCGCCGAAAAATTCTTTTGCCGCTACGGTGTCTAGCATCGTGTTTGCGATGGTAGAAACGCTTAAATTTTGCGTATTTGCAGCGCCTAACCATGCCTTACTGCCCGCGCCTTCGCTCGATCTGCCGAAGAGTCCGACGTAAAGCGCAGAAATTTGCGTCTGAGTTATATCCATAACGATCTCCTAGATTTAGATTAAAAATATAGGAAATTGTAACAAATATAACTGAAATCAATTCTTAAAATTACAGCAAAAATATATAAAATAGAAATTACATTAATTTTTTAAGTTTTTTAAAATAAATTCGGCTCTCTCACATAGTTTTTCTGTTCGTATTCCTTACCCGCATCGTGGTCTTTTAGGAGTTTTACGACGACGGGACTTAGCGCGATGATGGCGATTAAATTCGGCAGTACCATAAGTCCGTTAAACATATCCGCTAGCTCCCAGACGAAATTTATCTTAAGCAAACTGCCTAAAAATATAAACCCGACGACTAAAATTTGCAAGACGCGCACGAATTTAGCACCGAAAAGATAGCGAACGTTTATCTCGGCAAAATAATACCACCCAAGTATCGTCGTAAACGCAAAGAAAAACAAGCAAACCGCCACAAAGCTATATCCGCCCGTATGCCCCAAAACATGCGAGGAAAAGGCCTCCTGAACGAGCGCGATACCAGTTAGCACGGCTTTGCCGTTTTCAAAACGTATCACGTCCGCGCTTAGCACGACAAAAACCGTGATATTTAGGACGATAAAGGTATCTACGAACACGCTCATGATGCCAAGTACGGCTTGATCGACGGGGTGCTTGACGTTAGCCGCGGCGTGCGCGTGAGGGGTCGAGCCCATGCCCGCTTCGTTTGAAAACAGCCCGCGCGCGATACCGTATCTCATCGCCGTAGCTATCGTGGCTCCGGTCGCGCCGCCCCAGGCCGCTGATGGATTGAATGCTGCTTCAAAGATGAGCGCGACGACGCTTGGGATTTTTTCGATATTAAACCCGATGATGACTAACCCGACCGCGACGTAGAGGATCGCCATTAGCGGCACGATTTTTTCTGCTACGCGCGCGATAGCCTTGACGCCGCCGATAAAAATCATAGCGCAAATCGCCGCTAAAAATAGCCCGCTAGCCCAGTTTGGGATACCAAACGCCCCCTTAAAGCCGTCTGAGATGGAGTTAGCCTGCACCATATTTCCCATAAATCCGAGCGCTAAAATGATCGCCAGCGCAAAAAATGCCGCCAGAGCTTTGGCGTAACGGCTCTTTAGTCCGCGACTGATATAAAACGCAGGCCCGCCGATCACGTGACCGCTGTCGTCCTTGGCGCGGTAAATTTGCGCGAGGCAGATCTCGGCAAAATTCGTCGCCATGCCCAAAAACGCCGCGCACCACATCCAAAATATCGCGCCCGGACCGCCCATTATAAGCGCGGTCGTAGCGCCGACTAAGTTGCCCGTGCCCACCTGCGCCGCGACGGCCGTAGCGACCGCCTGAAACGAACTCATGCCCGATTTTCCCGCCGCTTCGCCGTGCAGCGAAAAATTGCCGAACAGCCCGCAAAGCCCCGCTTTAAATTTAAAAATCTGCACGAAACGAAGCCTAATCGTGAAGTAAAGCCCCGTACCGCAAAGCAGCGCGATGAGAAAATACGGCCCCCAAAGGAATGAATTTACGGAGCTTATGAGATCGGTGAGCATGGATTTTGCCTTTAAATATTTAAAATTTTTCAAGTATATTTAAAAAAAAATAAAATTAGAATAAATAAGAAAAATTTTTTAGCTTGGCTTAAAATTTTGTGCCGACTTTGGACTTACTAGCGATAAGCGCATTCTTGCTAGCTAGGTTTTACGGCAGTTTTTTGCGCTCTAAGGCGTTTTTGATTGATAATTTCTAAATTTATCCCGCAAAGACGGCTTAGCAGGGCTGAAATTTTTAAATTTTATACGCGTTTTTAGCGGCTTTTATGAGCGATTCGCCGTTTTTCCTGCGCGGACGTAGCACGGCAAAACGTATTTGGCTCTCGGTTTTACTAAAACTTTATCAAAAGTGTTTAAAAGGCTTTGGCGCTAAATCGCTTTGTCGTCTTTGCCAAAATTGCCCGCCTTTTGCTTGATTAGGTTAAATTTACCGTTTTGCGCCGATTTTTGTAAGATTAGGCAAGCTAGCAATGCCTCGCGAACTGCCGGCGGGTTTGCTTTCGGGTTTAAATTTAACAGCAAATTTCGCTTTTACCACACGAATTTAACGCTACCTCATAGGCTTAAGCCGCGTAAAATCCTTGACGGTCGCGTCAAAAACCGCACGCGAATAAAAACAAATCATCATCGTAAAAGCCTTATTCCCGAAGCTCCCACCATTAATCCACCTAGAGGCGCACTCTCTATCTTTAAATTTGCGATGTATGCTAAATTTTGCTCGTTTCTCTGCATTTCTTTTTAAAATTTACTCTTATGCCTGCCGTAAATTAAATCTGACGGAGTAAAGCCTAAATTTAGCCTTTTGATTTGATTTTAACCAGCCACTCGTCCAGCGTTTTTTCAAAGCCGATGCCGTTGCTCTCGTAAAATTTAAGCGATTTCTCGAGATATTTTTGCTCCACCCAGCCGCCAAAATCATGCGGATAAAGGTAGTCCTTGGCCTCGGGCGCGGTGTTGATGAGATAGGGCGGGATGGCTAGCGGCGGCTCGTTCTTTACATAGGCTAACGCAGCGTTTATGGCTTTGTAGCTGGAGTTTGACTTTGGCGAGTGAGCCAGGTACATCGCGCACTGAGCGAGGATTATACGCGCTTCGGGAAAGCCGATCTTGCTAACGGCGGCAAGCGCGTTAGCGGCTAAATTTAGCGCGTTAGGGTTTGCATTACCGATGTCCTCGCTGGCAAATATCGCCATCCTTCGCGCGATAAAATCAGCGCTCTCGCCCGCGTCGATAAGCCGCGCTAGATAGTACATAACGGCGTTTTCATCGCTGCCGCGCAGGCTTTTTATAAATGCGCTCGCTAACCCGTAATGCACGTCGTCCTCGCTAACTCCTTCGCTAACGGCGTTAGCTCGCAGCATTTTTAAATTCTCTAACGTTATTTTTTCATCCAGACCCACGGCAAACTCGAGCAAATTTAGCAGTCCGCGCGCATCTCCGCCGCTACTTTTTATGAGATAGGCCTTGGCATCGTCTGAGATGTCAAATTTGACTTCGCCTCTCACGCGCTCAAGCAGCTTTTCAAAATCCTCGCTCGAAAGCGGTTTAAACTCAAAGAGCATCGAGCGGCTGCGGATGCCCGAGCTTAGCGTGAAATATGGATTTTCCGTGCTGGCTCCGATGATGGCGGCGTGGTAGTTTTCCATCGGGATTAGCAGGGCTTCTTGCTGCGTTTTGCTGAGGCGGTGGATCTCGTCGATGAAAAATAGCGGCTTAGAAAGCGCGTTTTCGTGGTTTTTTAGGATTTTGCGAAACTCCTCGATTTTGAGATTTCCGCCGTCAAATTCGTAAAAATCATACTCCATCGACCGCGCGACGACGCGAGCAAAACTCGTCTTGCCACAGCCTGCGGGTCCGTAAAATATACTGTGCGGGATTTTTTTATTTTCGATAAATTTTTTAAAAACGCCCACCAGCTCGCGCTGTCCGCAGATCTCGTCTAAGCTCGTCGGACGAAATTTCAAGGCGAAATTTTGCAAATTTGCTCCTTTTAAATTTTAAGACATTATAGTCAAATTTAAATTAAGAAGCGGATTTGCGGGAGCGGGCGGGTTAAATTTAGCTCCGGTCCGGGCTGCTTTGTTGCGCTACGGTTTAAATTTACTTTTTTTGGGTCTTTTAAACTAGATAAATGCCGCGCCTACGCCGATTTTAGCGCCGAAAAAGAGCGCAAAGCCGAAAAAAATAAATTTATTTTTAAACATTCGTTTTAAAAAAGAGGCTATAATGCCCGTCTATTTCAAACAAGGAGACATAATGAAAAAGTCATTATTAGTAGTTGCCGCTCTTGGCATAATGGGCGTTAGCGCGTCTGCGGCGGAGCTTTCGCCTGCATGCGAGGAGTATTTTAAACTAGTTGACGAGTTCGTCGAAAAAACCAAAGACAATCCGCAAATGGCGGCTATGAAATCGACTTACGAAGATCAAAAAAATCAATTCGCCGCGCTACCTAAAGACGCTCAGGAAGCGGCTTGCAAACCTGCTATCGATCAAATGAAGCAAGTTATCGCAACTCTACCTAAATGATTTCCCCCTCCTTTTGGAGGGAAACCCCTTTAAAAACATACGATTTTTTATCTAATTTTCGCCGCGCCAAATTCGCTAAATTTACTCTTTTAAGTTTCGTGGCGGATGAGGCGAATTTAACCGATATTTTTACCATTTTTTAAACCAGACTTACTGGACGGCATTTAAATTCGCTCCTTCCTAAGCCAAAAAAGCAAATTTAAGGCTAACATTTAGCCGATTTAGCGCGGGTTAGTCGCGAATAATCTTTGCTTTTGCGGTTAGGCTTGCAATTTTTAGCTCGTAGATATTCATCGCCTTTAGCCCGTGAGCCGCGGCGACGTCAAAGGTTCGCATATACTTTGGCGTGTATTTTTCGCTAAGCAGCCGCAGCGCGTGCAGCCTCGCCGACTCGTCCTTCACGACATAGGCCTTAGTTACGGCGACGGCGGATTTGTATTCTGTCGTAAAGACTTTTGCGCCAAGCGCCTTGCTGTCGTCTTTTATCGCGTCTAGCTGCTCGTCTGTTAGAACGGGTACCCGCGCGTAGCTCACGCAAACCAGAGTCACGTTTCTGCCGTCATTTAGCAGCTTTGCCTTAGAGCCTGCGGGCGCGCCGTGCAAAAATACGCTCCCTCCCTCGCGCACGACCGAGATCGGCACGCTAAAAATTTCGCCCTCGTCCGTAATGCAAGAAATCGTGCCGTATTCGCACGCATCGATGATCGCAAGCCCTTCCTGCACAGTTAGTTCTCTATCTTTTCGTCTCATTTTCTGCCTTTAAATTTTTAGAAATTATAAAATTTAAACCCTAAAAAAGAGTATAATCAGGCAAAATTTAAAGGACGGCGATGAGAAAAATATTGACATTTTGCGCTCTTAGCGCGCTAGCTTTGGGCGCTCAAAACGCGTGCGAGGAGTACGTTAAGCAAAGCAAAATCTACCTAAACGAGCTTTACGAAATAAAATCCAAGCAGCTAAAAGACGATCCGCAAGCATTTAGGCTGTTTGAGCTCAAATTTAGCGAGCTGCAAAAGGCGCAAGCGGGACAAGAGGCTTTAATCAAGCAAAACGACGACGAAAAATTTTGCGAGCGCGAATCGGCTCGGATAAAAAACGCGCTAGAAGAGATAAAAGCGCAAAAGTAGGGCGAGTTTATGCCTTCCGGGCTTTAAACGGCAAGAAATTTAAAATGCCCGGCCTAGTTTGGATAAAAGCGTGGATAAAGCGGCGGCTAGCTAGTAAACGTAAAATTCGGTATGCCGTAGCCGGCTCTGATTAGATAAAATTTATCTGCCGGTAAAATAGCCACGGCTAACAAAGCCCGAGCTAAATTTACGTCTAGTTTAGCTATGACGAAGTTTACTTTGCCGGCTTGCTTAGCTAGAGTTAAATTTTGCCGTCTTAAATTTCGGCGCGGGTGTTTAAAATCACGTTTTGCGTCGCGGCGTTTTTGAGGTTTTTACGGCAAGCGCGGCTAAGCTAAGTTATGCCGACGTGCCTTTGCGGTAAATTTGGGGTTTGCGTCTCACGGCGCCCGCGGCCTGTTTTGGCGGGAATTACCCGCGCGACCTTTGCGCAAAAAGGCTTACGCGTCTATTTAGCGCCCTCTAGCCGCGATTTTTCTTTTTCCAGATATTTATCGATATATCTTTGCATCTGCTTGTCCGCGTCTCTTTGGGCGATTTTTTTCATCTGCAAAAACTCGCTGCTAAAGCCCGGAATTTTTAGCTTATATATAGCCTCTACCAGCCCAAACTGGGTAAATCCGTCGGCTCGCCAGATCTCTTTATCCGCAGCGACGTCTGCGATGTCGCTTTTTCTTTTCATGATTTTTAGGATAAAGATAAAATCCATGCGGTTGCTTCTATATTTTTCCTGAAAAATAAGCCCTTTAAAAAACAGCGCGAGCTTTCGGGATTTTCTTAGCTTCTCTTCTTTATCCAGTAGCGCACCGAGCGCCCCGCACAGCGCGTTATTGCAAACTTCAAACCAATACATCTCGTAGTTTTTATACGCATCGTTTACGGCGCGAATATTTCGCAAAGAAAAATCAAACGCCTCCGTTACGACCGCGATCAGTCTATCCTCGTAGTCCTCGGATTTGCAGACGAAATTTCGCACCAGGCTTTCGTATTCGTGCATTTTATTAAATTTTTGCCTTAGCGCCATTGCTCTCCTTTTTTGTTTATCGCTTTTAATACAAAGCCAAATCGCCGTCGCGCGTTACGAAAGAAGACTTGCTCATCAACGCCTCAAAGCTAGGCTCTATCTGCGCGGTGCTGCTATCATCTAAATAATATCTCCAGATAGACATATCCCTTAAATCAAAAAATAACTCCACCCCGTCGCTAAGTCCGCCGAAGGTAAAAGTTTTATCAGGGTCTATAACCGAGGATGAAATTTCGCTCGCTACAAACTGATACAGCTTGTGCGTTTTATCTATATCTTCAAAGAGTCTTGAGATGCCGTAAAAATTTAGATCCTTTGTTTTTTGGACTCCAAATTCATTTACGCGGTAATCGTAGATAATATAGCCCTCAAAGCTGCCTAATATCTCTTTGTAGGCCTCTGGAAGCACTACGCCGTTTTCGGTCTCAAATAGAGCCAATAAATCAAATTTATTCGTAATTTTATCCTTGAGTTTTATTTTTAAATCTACTTTTACTCTATTTTTCTATTTGATTTTAAACAATCCTCTAATAATCCAAATTTATTACCTTCTAAAAGAATTCCATTCAGATCTTCGATCATTAGTATAATAATATTTAAATCAACATCAAACAGATAAATATCTCGTGTTTGTCCGCAGTCTAGTATTTCGTAGCGGCTTGCTCTGTAAATTTAATCAAATTTAACGTCGCTCGCCGTTAAGTATTGGCGTGCCTAGGCCGCGCTTAGCTCGGCGCCCTTTAATAATCCAGAAACATCGACGCTTCCGCATCGCCGTGTTTGATTACTTCAAAGCTCGGAAAAGATATTTGCAATCCTCTGCCGTGCTCTTCATCTTTGGAAACGTCGAAATTTAAACCGAATATAAACTCTTTTTGCGTTTCGTCCGTTAGGATATTTAGGCCGACGAGCCGCAAATCGACGTCGCCGTTAAATTCGTCTTTTATCTTTTTTACGGCGAGCGGATACCATGTTGCCGATAGGTTTATGAGCCCGGCTACTTTGTTCTTTAGTTCTTGCGTCAAAGGGCGCGCGCCTTCCTCTAGCGGCAGCGATAAATCCGCTAAAATCGGCTTGTCGCTTTGAGGTATGTAAAACTCAAACATACAAAGCTCGTTTAAAGCGATATCTTCGGGCTTCAAATTTATCTCCTAAAATTAATATTTATTTAACCAAGCGAGGTTTGGATCAAATTTAAAAACATCGGTCAAATCGCCAAATTTGACTCCCTTATATAAGCAAGCTTTATAAATTACGCAGATCTGCGCCGCTATGATTTAACCAGACAAGGCGATTTTCGCCGTTAAATTCGGTAAATTTAAGCTCAAACCAAAATTCGGAGATTTTGACGCCAAATTTGATTAAAATCAGGGCAAAATTAATTTCAAATTTTGCCCTAAAACGCGCACCCTAAAGGCTAAATTTACTTCGCCGCTTCCTGCGCGAATTCCGCGATCTTTTCAGGCGTGAAGCCAAAGTATTCGAATAACGCACCCGCCTTGCCGCTCTCACCGAAGCTCTTCATCGAGTAAATTTCATCCGCGAATTTATACCACTCTAGCGCGCTTGCGGCTTCGACGGCGATGATTTTGGTTTGCGGATCTAAAATTTTATCCACGTACTCGCGCGGCTGCTCGCAAAGCAGGTCAAAGCACGGCGCGGAGACGACGTTTGCGCCGATACCGCGAGCAGCTAAAATTTCAGCCGCCTTGACGCAGAGCTCCACTTCGCTGCCGCTAGCTATTAGCGTGATTTTGGCGTTTTGCGCGCGTTTTAGCAGATACGCGCCGTTTTCTACGCCGCCAAATTCACCTTTTTCAAGCGGAGTCAGGCCTTGGCGGCTTAGCACGAAGGCGCTTGGAGCGCGTAAATTTAACGCCGCCTTCCAGCAAAGCGCGTTTTCGTTGCCATCAGCCGGGCGGAAGGTGTAAAAGTTCGGCATCGCGCGAAGCGTGCTAAGCTGCTCGATAGGCTGATGCGTCGGGCCGTCCTCGCCCACGCCGATACTGTCGTGCGTAAAGACAAAAAAGTGCCTAACGCTCATCAGCGAGGCGATGCGTGCGGTCGGTTTAAGATAGTCGCTAAATATAAAAAACGTCGCGCTAAACGGCAAGAAAAGCCCGTATCTAGCGATTGCGTTATTTATCGCGGCCATGGCGTGCTCGCGGATGCCGTAGTGGATGTTGCGCCCGTTAGGGAAGTCGCCCATGCCTTTTAGCTCGGTTTTGTTTGACGGCGCCAGATCCGCGCTACCGCCGATAAAGCCCGGAAGGGCGCGCGCGATCTCGTTCATGATGATGCCGTTGCTATCGCGCGTGGCTAGCTTTTTGCCGCTAAAATCAGGAAAATTTATCTTGCTAAAATCAGGATTTAGCAGCGAGTTGAGTATATTTTTACTCTCGGCGCTTAAATTTTGCACTTTTTGATTCCACTGAGCTTCGGCTAGGTCGCCCTTTTCTATAGCTGCGCGGAAGCGAATAAGCACGTCCTCGTCGATGGTAAATTTACGCTCAGGATCAAA
The sequence above is drawn from the uncultured Campylobacter sp. genome and encodes:
- the tkt gene encoding transketolase, encoding MLKKMADTIRFLCADMVQQANSGHPGAPMGLADVMVVLAKFLNHNPKNPNWLNRDRLVFSGGHASSLVYSFLHLSGYDLSLDDLKNFRQLGSKTPGHPEIHTKGVEVATGPLGQGVANAVGFAMAAKYAANLLNEPENAVIDHKIYCLCGDGDLQEGISYEACAVAGNLHLDNLVLIYDSNNITIEGDTSIAWSEDVKARFEAQGWDVARIDGHDYDQIEFALEQASEKERPYLIIANTRIAKGAGELEGSHHSHGAPLGEEIIKAAKIAAGFDPERKFTIDEDVLIRFRAAIEKGDLAEAQWNQKVQNLSAESKNILNSLLNPDFSKINFPDFSGKKLATRDSNGIIMNEIARALPGFIGGSADLAPSNKTELKGMGDFPNGRNIHYGIREHAMAAINNAIARYGLFLPFSATFFIFSDYLKPTARIASLMSVRHFFVFTHDSIGVGEDGPTHQPIEQLSTLRAMPNFYTFRPADGNENALCWKAALNLRAPSAFVLSRQGLTPLEKGEFGGVENGAYLLKRAQNAKITLIASGSEVELCVKAAEILAARGIGANVVSAPCFDLLCEQPREYVDKILDPQTKIIAVEAASALEWYKFADEIYSMKSFGESGKAGALFEYFGFTPEKIAEFAQEAAK
- a CDS encoding DUF5339 domain-containing protein, with amino-acid sequence MKKSLLVVAALGIMGVSASAAELSPACEEYFKLVDEFVEKTKDNPQMAAMKSTYEDQKNQFAALPKDAQEAACKPAIDQMKQVIATLPK
- a CDS encoding replication-associated recombination protein A, which codes for MQNFALKFRPTSLDEICGQRELVGVFKKFIENKKIPHSIFYGPAGCGKTSFARVVARSMEYDFYEFDGGNLKIEEFRKILKNHENALSKPLFFIDEIHRLSKTQQEALLIPMENYHAAIIGASTENPYFTLSSGIRSRSMLFEFKPLSSEDFEKLLERVRGEVKFDISDDAKAYLIKSSGGDARGLLNLLEFAVGLDEKITLENLKMLRANAVSEGVSEDDVHYGLASAFIKSLRGSDENAVMYYLARLIDAGESADFIARRMAIFASEDIGNANPNALNLAANALAAVSKIGFPEARIILAQCAMYLAHSPKSNSSYKAINAALAYVKNEPPLAIPPYLINTAPEAKDYLYPHDFGGWVEQKYLEKSLKFYESNGIGFEKTLDEWLVKIKSKG
- a CDS encoding sodium:alanine symporter family protein — translated: MLTDLISSVNSFLWGPYFLIALLCGTGLYFTIRLRFVQIFKFKAGLCGLFGNFSLHGEAAGKSGMSSFQAVATAVAAQVGTGNLVGATTALIMGGPGAIFWMWCAAFLGMATNFAEICLAQIYRAKDDSGHVIGGPAFYISRGLKSRYAKALAAFFALAIILALGFMGNMVQANSISDGFKGAFGIPNWASGLFLAAICAMIFIGGVKAIARVAEKIVPLMAILYVAVGLVIIGFNIEKIPSVVALIFEAAFNPSAAWGGATGATIATAMRYGIARGLFSNEAGMGSTPHAHAAANVKHPVDQAVLGIMSVFVDTFIVLNITVFVVLSADVIRFENGKAVLTGIALVQEAFSSHVLGHTGGYSFVAVCLFFFAFTTILGWYYFAEINVRYLFGAKFVRVLQILVVGFIFLGSLLKINFVWELADMFNGLMVLPNLIAIIALSPVVVKLLKDHDAGKEYEQKNYVREPNLF
- a CDS encoding pyridoxamine 5'-phosphate oxidase family protein; this encodes MRRKDRELTVQEGLAIIDACEYGTISCITDEGEIFSVPISVVREGGSVFLHGAPAGSKAKLLNDGRNVTLVCVSYARVPVLTDEQLDAIKDDSKALGAKVFTTEYKSAVAVTKAYVVKDESARLHALRLLSEKYTPKYMRTFDVAAAHGLKAMNIYELKIASLTAKAKIIRD